The sequence GAACAGGCAGCGGCAAAAGCATTATGTAAAAAATTGGGAGTAAAAATTCATGAAACATTATAATATTCCAATATTTATAAGTCATTTTGGTTGTCCTAACTCATGTGTTTTTTGTAATCAGAAAAAAATAAATGGGAGAGAGACAGATGTTACAATAGAAGATTTAAAAAATACAATAGAGATGTACTTAGAAACTCTTCCAAAGAATTCCAAAAAAGAAGTGGCTTTTTTTGGTGGAACTTTTACAGGAATTTCTATGAAGTTACAAGAAGAGTATTTAAAAACTGTATATGAATATATTAAAAAAGGGGATATTAATGGAATCAGGCTATCTACTAGACCAGATTATATTAATGATGAAATAGTAGCACAACTAAAAAAGTATGGAGTAACTGCTATTGAACTTGGAGTTCAGTCATTAGATAAAAAGGTTTTATTAGCAACAGAGAGGTTTTATCCTGTTGAAATAGTAGAAGAAGCTTGTAAAATTATAAAGAAATATGAGATTGATTTAGGGATACAATTAATGATAGGTTTACCTAAGTCCACATTTGAATCTGATTATCTAACAGCTGTTAAAATTCTTGATATGAAACCAGAGATGGCAAGAATATATCCCACGTTAGTAATAAAAAATACTAAGATGGCTCAGATGTTTTTTACAGGAGAATATCATGCTTTAACTTTAGATGAAGCAGTAGAACGTACAAGAAAAATTTATTCTTTATTAGAAAGTGAAGGAATAAATATAATAAGAGTAGGATTACAACCTAGTGAAGATTTAAGAGAAAATGGAGTAGTTATAGCCGGTCCTTTTCATCCAGCCTTTAGAGAGGTTGTTGAAACAGAAATATATTATGATTTTTTTAGAAAAATATTAGAAAATGAAAAAAAGTTAGATATATTTGCTAATGAAAAAAGTATTTCGAAATTGCTGGGAATAAAAAAAGTAAATAGAATAAGATTAAAAAAATATTTCCATATAGACATAGATAATTCAATAGATAGAAATGATGTAATTATAAATGGAAGGAAATATTCTAGGTTAGATGTATTGAGGGGAGAACTAACAAATGAATCAAATAGTAATCAACATAGATGAGCTTCAGTCAAGAGCCGCTATTATTGAGAATGGGAAAGTGGTTGAAATTCTTATAGAAAGAGAAGAAGAAAGAAGGATAAATTCGAATATTTATAAGGGAAAAGTGGCAAATGTACTTCCTGGAATGGAATCAGCTTTTGTAAATATAGGCTTAGATAAAAATGCATTTTTATATGTTAATGATTTAAGAGAATTTGAAGAGAAATATTTAGATGGAATTTGTAATAGTGATAGACCTATAGAAGATATTTTAACTGTAGGAGATGAGGTAGTAGTTCAAATTTTAAATGAACCACGTGGGACAAAAGGTGCAAGAGTGACTACTCACTACACAATTCCAGGAAAATATTTAGTACTTATGCCTAATAATAATCATATAGCTATTTCAAAAAAAATAAAAGAAGAGGAAGAAAGAGAAAGACTAGAAGAAATAGTGAAAGATTTAAAGCCTGAAAATATGGGGGTTATTATAAGAACAGCTGCTCAAGGGAAGGAGCCGTTTCATTTTGAAAAAGAGATAGAGTATTTGGTAAAAAAATGGGAAGATATAGAAAAAAAGACAAGTGCAGCAAAGATAGGGGAAGTATTATATAAAGATAATGGAATACTGACAACGATACTAAGAGATATATTTTCGAACGATATAGATGAACTTATTGTAGATAGTGAAGAGGTATACTGGGAAGTTATAGACTATATGAATGCCTTTAGTGAAAAGACTTTGAAGACAAAGATAAAGCTTTTTAATAAGGATGAAGGGAGTATTTTTGAAAAATATAATATTGAAAGAGAAATAGGAAACGCTCTAGAAGAAGAGGTTAGGTTAGAGTGTGGAGGTTATCTAGTTATACAAAAAACGGAAGCTTTGATAAGTATAGATGTCAATACAGGAAAAAATACTGGAAGCTATAATTTAGAGCAAACAGTTTTAAATACAAATTTAGAAGCTGCTATGGAAATACCAAGGCAACTTAGACTTAGAAATTTAGGGGGAATTATAATAATAGATTTTATAGATATGAGATCAGAAGAAGATAAAAATAAAGTATTGGAAACTTTAGAAAAGAATTTATCAAAGGATAGAATAAAAAATAATATAGTACATTTTACAGATTTAGGATTGATAGAGATGACTAGAAAAAGAAGTGGAAGACCTTTGTATAGTTATTTTCAGGAGAAGTGTCCTATTTGTGAAGGAACAGGAAGGATAAAATCTAGGGATACTATAATACACGAGATGATATCAGAGATAAAAGAGTGTACAAAAGATGAAGATATTACAATTATAAAATTAATTCTATCAAAAAAATTGAAAATAGCTTTTAAGGAATTATACTTTGATCTTGTTGAAAGTTTTATAAGAGAAAGAAAGAAAAAACTTATGTTGGAAGAAAATATTCAAAATGATTATAGTTACGAGATTATTTTAATGAAATAGAGGATAGTAGTATGAGAATAGGTGTATATGCTGGAAGTTTTGATCCAATAACAAAGGGACATTTTGATGTGATAAAAAAATCTTTGAAAATTACAGATAAACTTATAGTAGCTGTAATGAATAATGTCAATAAAAAATGTTGGTTCTCTTTAGAAGAGAGAAAGAGACTTATTGAGATTTTAGTAGCGGAGTTTGGAGAGAAAATTGAGGTTAAAAATTTTGATGGACTCTTAATAGATTTTATGAAAGAAAATAAAGCAGAAATAATTATAAGAGGTTTAAGAGCTGTATCAGATTTTGAATATGAGTTGGGATATGCTTTTGTAAATCATGATTTATCATATGGAGAAGTTGAGACAATATTTGTACCAGCTGCTAGAGAGTACATGTATTTGAGCGCTAGTTCAGTAAGAGAAGCTGCGACTGTAGGAGCTAGATTAGATATATTTGTTGATGAAAGAATTATAGATATCATAAAAAGGAAAGCAGACAGTTTAAAAGGATAGGGTTATATATGGCGAAAACTAAAAGTTTTTATGTATGTAATGAG comes from Fusobacterium necrogenes and encodes:
- a CDS encoding elongator complex protein 3; its protein translation is MKHYNIPIFISHFGCPNSCVFCNQKKINGRETDVTIEDLKNTIEMYLETLPKNSKKEVAFFGGTFTGISMKLQEEYLKTVYEYIKKGDINGIRLSTRPDYINDEIVAQLKKYGVTAIELGVQSLDKKVLLATERFYPVEIVEEACKIIKKYEIDLGIQLMIGLPKSTFESDYLTAVKILDMKPEMARIYPTLVIKNTKMAQMFFTGEYHALTLDEAVERTRKIYSLLESEGINIIRVGLQPSEDLRENGVVIAGPFHPAFREVVETEIYYDFFRKILENEKKLDIFANEKSISKLLGIKKVNRIRLKKYFHIDIDNSIDRNDVIINGRKYSRLDVLRGELTNESNSNQHR
- a CDS encoding Rne/Rng family ribonuclease; amino-acid sequence: MNQIVINIDELQSRAAIIENGKVVEILIEREEERRINSNIYKGKVANVLPGMESAFVNIGLDKNAFLYVNDLREFEEKYLDGICNSDRPIEDILTVGDEVVVQILNEPRGTKGARVTTHYTIPGKYLVLMPNNNHIAISKKIKEEEERERLEEIVKDLKPENMGVIIRTAAQGKEPFHFEKEIEYLVKKWEDIEKKTSAAKIGEVLYKDNGILTTILRDIFSNDIDELIVDSEEVYWEVIDYMNAFSEKTLKTKIKLFNKDEGSIFEKYNIEREIGNALEEEVRLECGGYLVIQKTEALISIDVNTGKNTGSYNLEQTVLNTNLEAAMEIPRQLRLRNLGGIIIIDFIDMRSEEDKNKVLETLEKNLSKDRIKNNIVHFTDLGLIEMTRKRSGRPLYSYFQEKCPICEGTGRIKSRDTIIHEMISEIKECTKDEDITIIKLILSKKLKIAFKELYFDLVESFIRERKKKLMLEENIQNDYSYEIILMK
- the coaD gene encoding pantetheine-phosphate adenylyltransferase, translated to MRIGVYAGSFDPITKGHFDVIKKSLKITDKLIVAVMNNVNKKCWFSLEERKRLIEILVAEFGEKIEVKNFDGLLIDFMKENKAEIIIRGLRAVSDFEYELGYAFVNHDLSYGEVETIFVPAAREYMYLSASSVREAATVGARLDIFVDERIIDIIKRKADSLKG